One part of the Pandoraea faecigallinarum genome encodes these proteins:
- a CDS encoding YitT family protein, translating into MLDKNTTAGPTRHPGAARRSKGRHRAKSALDLADFEVLARPIDEGANRRAARGVEPPAQPDLCSPAGEGALSAFPERAQSALGSKPETQAVAGEGAVGGSPGTAHAISDDVHAMLAGMAFVVVGLVLLKAGGLLTGGEAGLALLGAYVVPFSTSAVYALVNLPFFLLACFTMGVPIALKSLVVSGGLGLTLHLLPRVLHVDFVDPMFAALAGGTLCAVGVLALARHGVGLGGTGIFTLWVKRKFGMNAGLMQIGIDTMLVLASLSTFPVGQVAWSALSVIAASAVLLAWHRSGRHTGH; encoded by the coding sequence ATGTTAGATAAAAATACCACCGCGGGGCCCACGCGCCACCCGGGTGCCGCGCGGCGCTCGAAGGGGCGCCATCGCGCGAAGTCAGCCCTCGACTTGGCTGACTTCGAGGTGCTGGCACGGCCCATCGACGAGGGCGCCAATCGGCGAGCCGCGCGCGGGGTAGAGCCGCCGGCGCAGCCGGATCTGTGTTCGCCCGCGGGGGAGGGGGCGCTCTCGGCGTTCCCCGAGCGAGCGCAGAGCGCGCTGGGCAGCAAGCCCGAGACGCAGGCTGTCGCGGGCGAGGGCGCTGTCGGCGGCTCCCCCGGGACGGCGCACGCGATATCTGACGATGTCCATGCGATGCTCGCCGGCATGGCGTTTGTGGTGGTCGGCCTGGTGCTGCTCAAAGCGGGCGGGCTGCTCACCGGCGGCGAGGCCGGCCTCGCGTTGTTGGGCGCCTACGTCGTTCCGTTTTCGACGAGCGCGGTCTACGCGTTGGTGAACCTACCGTTCTTCCTGCTCGCATGTTTTACGATGGGCGTACCCATCGCGCTCAAGTCGCTCGTCGTGAGTGGTGGCCTGGGCTTGACCCTCCATCTCCTACCGCGCGTCCTGCACGTCGATTTCGTCGATCCGATGTTCGCAGCGCTGGCGGGCGGCACGTTGTGTGCTGTGGGGGTTCTGGCGCTCGCGCGCCATGGGGTGGGCTTGGGCGGCACCGGCATTTTCACGCTGTGGGTGAAACGTAAGTTCGGCATGAACGCCGGGCTCATGCAGATCGGCATCGACACGATGCTGGTGCTCGCGTCGCTGAGCACGTTCCCCGTCGGACAGGTCGCCTGGTCGGCGCTGTCGGTGATCGCCGCAAGCGCGGTGCTCCTGGCATGGCACCGGTCGGGACGCCACACGGGGCATTGA